Proteins from one Mesoplasma sp. JKS002658 genomic window:
- a CDS encoding M24 family metallopeptidase — protein sequence MSKQAIIQNLLTTNGVEAILITSEQNRFWYTAFPSSLGYLLITKKGSYLFLDGRYITAARESKTLQNVNELFLFKGDLFAQIKQILVDQKVKSLGFESDWTIYQDYLTWTTKFNQIELIPVNTNRIRMIKDEKEIQALKKAAEITHKVFLEVLGYVRPGITERMVATFVSDAFLRNGADKLSFDTIVASGVNGSKPHAVPSDKVIEAGEFVTLDMGCYFQGYASDQTRTFLVGEHPSNSELLKVYDVVYQAQSLGISLLKPGVLCGDIHQEVDKFIASQGYQGYFTHGLGHGLGIEIHEEPYENPVGDVVLAPGMTLTVEPGIYLPGVGGVRIEDDFVITAQGAEALTTPLRELQKIK from the coding sequence ATGAGTAAACAAGCAATAATTCAGAATCTTTTAACCACCAATGGGGTGGAAGCAATTTTAATTACTTCTGAACAAAATCGGTTTTGATACACTGCCTTTCCTTCTTCACTTGGATACTTGTTAATTACTAAAAAAGGGAGTTATTTATTCTTGGATGGTCGTTATATCACTGCTGCTAGAGAAAGTAAAACTTTACAAAATGTTAATGAACTTTTCTTGTTTAAAGGTGATTTATTTGCCCAAATTAAACAAATTTTAGTTGATCAGAAGGTTAAAAGTTTAGGGTTTGAAAGTGATTGAACAATTTATCAAGATTACCTAACTTGAACTACAAAGTTTAATCAAATTGAATTAATACCAGTTAATACTAATCGGATTAGAATGATTAAAGATGAAAAAGAGATTCAGGCTTTAAAAAAAGCAGCAGAAATTACTCATAAAGTTTTTTTAGAAGTACTTGGTTATGTTCGCCCGGGAATAACTGAACGAATGGTGGCCACCTTTGTCAGTGATGCTTTTTTGCGTAATGGAGCGGATAAGTTAAGTTTTGATACAATTGTTGCTAGTGGAGTTAATGGGAGCAAACCTCATGCTGTTCCTAGTGATAAGGTGATTGAAGCAGGCGAATTTGTCACTTTAGATATGGGATGTTATTTTCAGGGTTATGCCTCTGATCAAACCAGAACCTTTTTAGTAGGTGAACATCCAAGCAACTCTGAATTATTAAAGGTTTATGATGTTGTTTATCAGGCACAAAGTTTAGGGATTAGTCTGTTAAAACCAGGAGTGTTATGTGGTGATATTCACCAAGAAGTTGATAAGTTTATTGCATCGCAAGGTTATCAAGGATACTTCACTCACGGTCTTGGTCATGGATTAGGAATTGAAATTCACGAAGAACCTTATGAAAATCCGGTTGGTGATGTTGTTTTAGCTCCGGGAATGACTTTAACTGTTGAACCTGGAATTTATCTTCCTGGAGTTGGAGGTGTGCGAATTGAAGATGACTTTGTGATTACTGCTCAAGGAGCAGAAGCACTAACCACTCCTTTGCGTGAACTTCAAAAAATTAAATAG
- a CDS encoding SDR family oxidoreductase, with protein MKKVIVITGASSGIGEDTAKMLAPDYKIVLAARREDRLKALVEEIKTMGGEAQYKVTDVASYDQVEALAKFALNTYGQIDVWINNAGLMPISYLKEKKVKEWDAMIDVNIKGTLYGIGAALPTMREKKSGQIINVSSVQGLVVSPEMVVYSATKFAIRAITEGLRQEVAADRDNIRVTGIYPGAVATELVNILDGDLKQYYEQNAIPPERVALAIKNAIEMPDDTGLNDIVIRPINQVR; from the coding sequence ATGAAAAAAGTGATTGTGATTACTGGAGCCAGCTCTGGGATTGGGGAAGATACAGCCAAAATGCTAGCACCAGATTATAAAATTGTTTTAGCAGCACGGAGAGAAGACCGGCTAAAGGCTTTGGTCGAAGAGATTAAAACAATGGGTGGAGAAGCACAGTATAAAGTTACTGATGTTGCTTCTTATGATCAAGTCGAAGCCTTAGCCAAGTTTGCTTTAAATACTTATGGTCAAATTGATGTTTGAATTAATAATGCTGGATTAATGCCAATTTCTTATCTTAAAGAAAAAAAGGTCAAAGAATGAGACGCGATGATCGATGTTAACATTAAAGGAACTTTATACGGAATTGGCGCTGCTCTTCCTACGATGCGCGAAAAGAAAAGCGGTCAAATTATTAATGTTTCTTCAGTCCAAGGTTTAGTGGTTTCACCAGAGATGGTAGTTTATAGTGCTACTAAATTTGCAATTCGCGCCATTACTGAAGGATTACGTCAAGAAGTCGCTGCTGATAGGGACAATATTCGGGTAACTGGGATTTATCCAGGGGCGGTTGCAACTGAATTAGTAAATATTCTTGATGGTGATTTAAAGCAGTACTATGAACAAAATGCGATTCCTCCAGAACGAGTGGCATTAGCAATTAAGAATGCAATCGAGATGCCTGACGACACAGGTTTAAACGACATTGTTATTCGTCCGATCAACCAAGTGAGATAG
- a CDS encoding SDR family oxidoreductase: MKKVIVITGASSGIGEATAKMLAPDYKIVLAARREDRLKALVEEIKTMGGEAQYKVTDVSQNDQVEALAKFALDTYGQIDVWINNAGIMPQAWMKEKKVKEWDAMIDVNIKGTLYGIGAALPTMREKKSGQIINVSSVVGFKVAPGATVYSATKFAVRAITEGLRQEVAADRDNIRVTGIYPGYVDTELPNSITDEKMKKQVEDGAKAAQAIAPERVALAIKNAIEMPEDTGLNDIVIRSVYQAF, from the coding sequence ATGAAAAAAGTGATTGTGATTACTGGAGCCAGCTCTGGAATTGGGGAAGCTACAGCCAAAATGCTAGCACCAGATTATAAAATTGTTTTAGCAGCACGGAGAGAAGACCGGCTAAAGGCTTTGGTCGAAGAGATTAAAACAATGGGTGGAGAAGCACAGTATAAAGTTACTGATGTGAGCCAAAATGATCAAGTCGAAGCCTTAGCCAAGTTCGCTTTAGATACTTATGGTCAAATTGATGTTTGAATTAACAACGCGGGAATTATGCCCCAAGCCTGAATGAAAGAAAAAAAGGTCAAAGAATGAGACGCGATGATTGATGTTAACATTAAAGGAACTTTATACGGAATTGGCGCTGCTCTTCCTACGATGCGCGAAAAGAAAAGCGGTCAAATTATTAATGTTTCTTCAGTAGTTGGTTTCAAGGTTGCACCTGGAGCAACAGTTTATAGTGCCACTAAATTTGCAGTTCGCGCCATTACTGAAGGATTACGTCAAGAAGTTGCTGCTGATAGGGACAATATTCGGGTAACTGGGATTTATCCAGGGTATGTTGATACTGAATTACCTAATTCAATTACAGATGAAAAAATGAAAAAACAGGTGGAAGATGGTGCAAAGGCAGCTCAAGCAATTGCTCCAGAACGAGTAGCATTAGCAATTAAGAATGCAATCGAGATGCCTGAAGATACAGGTTTAAACGACATTGTCATTCGTTCTGTTTATCAAGCATTTTAA
- a CDS encoding phosphatidate cytidylyltransferase — MKRTTKSRESKKPSFMQRYESSDFVKRLVSSVFLLVFLIVYVGLSALYTEGLRHNRLEHIQAASYLNWALTIILVAGCTYELIKALGIKKTSWPLYLAGIISGVILFAFPFEDHENWAFTKDINLHDWYHWYIVFLVILLGVVVFAAIPYFAKGNFTDSWKQSIMLVLYALVVVFGFKGFNQIALSMEFDKDPFPLFTFNTIIWAWGTIIFTDSFAYLGGRKFGKTPLAPKISPKKTWEGSGIGSAIAIVSGSVYALLFFYLLPDYAPFAYIMEVKVNDKGHAIPGVVLFLLTILISFAGQVGDLFFSWYKRVFGVKDFSNLIPGHGGLLDRLDSFLFVFFILYFISLATF; from the coding sequence ATGAAAAGAACCACCAAATCACGAGAATCAAAAAAACCTTCTTTTATGCAACGTTATGAGTCTAGTGACTTTGTTAAACGTTTGGTTTCTTCGGTTTTTTTATTAGTTTTTTTGATTGTTTATGTTGGTTTATCTGCACTCTATACTGAAGGTTTGCGTCATAATCGACTTGAACACATTCAAGCTGCTAGTTATCTTAATTGGGCTTTAACCATCATTTTGGTTGCGGGATGCACCTATGAATTAATTAAAGCGTTGGGAATCAAAAAAACTAGTTGACCACTTTATTTAGCAGGAATTATTAGTGGGGTAATTTTGTTTGCTTTTCCTTTTGAAGACCACGAAAACTGAGCCTTTACTAAAGATATTAACTTGCACGATTGGTATCATTGGTATATTGTCTTTTTAGTAATTTTATTAGGTGTGGTGGTTTTTGCTGCAATTCCTTATTTTGCTAAGGGTAATTTCACTGATAGTTGAAAGCAATCAATAATGTTAGTTTTGTATGCATTGGTAGTTGTGTTTGGATTTAAAGGATTTAATCAAATTGCTTTGTCAATGGAGTTTGACAAGGATCCTTTTCCTCTTTTTACTTTCAATACAATCATCTGAGCTTGGGGAACAATTATTTTTACTGACAGTTTTGCTTATCTTGGGGGCCGAAAGTTTGGTAAAACACCTTTGGCACCAAAAATCAGTCCTAAAAAAACTTGGGAGGGAAGCGGAATTGGTAGTGCTATCGCAATTGTTAGTGGTAGTGTCTATGCGTTGTTGTTCTTTTATCTACTCCCAGATTATGCTCCTTTTGCTTACATCATGGAAGTAAAAGTCAACGATAAAGGTCATGCAATTCCTGGAGTTGTCCTTTTCTTGTTGACGATTTTAATTTCTTTTGCTGGACAGGTGGGCGATCTCTTCTTCTCTTGATATAAACGAGTTTTTGGCGTTAAAGACTTTTCAAACTTGATTCCTGGTCATGGGGGATTATTAGACCGTTTGGATTCCTTCTTATTTGTTTTCTTTATTTTGTACTTTATTAGTTTAGCGACTTTTTAA
- a CDS encoding PolC-type DNA polymerase III — translation MIKNDKINKMFAGIGLSLTAEEELIIDQCTQERVEIDRRKNKARVYFQAPKLLPVSLVKKVETAFKNNSVMKMKLIISVDHLVLDEMIFAEYFDFIKTSKAQLVEGGVKMVLTSNCHFDALMNEFQIKCASKMEFEEVAKDATYYEAKFHQYGLKDMKVKVSLDETLDPHQILEKHNSQYSKLVEMEKSRQNEFVRQTGSKPKVMVGGYKGGKNNASLEIPTYEKLLDVDDNAQNIVIHAYLLDKEIRTSKSGRKIYSLKVSDGTDSIKVTYFAKGETTTIFDDLTDDELKDRDLASLEQVKAKPGDWIAFKGRTNYSEFDREQIFVADSFKKIDRAIHQRLDDAPNKRVELHAHTKMSVMDGISTGSDYLNQAVNWDWKAIAITDHLNVQAFPDAYATLRKINKGRNAQDQFKLIYGSELNLVNENIWYVFNPKGVDLNKAKWVVFDLETTGLSPEFDEIIEFGAVSYDYVSGRREKIDILIKPTHPLKQFTKDLTHITDEMLADKPGIETAFKTIYETINGAILVAHNANFDFDFLQSYAKKLGYPPLENTVIDTLTIARAYWPNLKNHRLGTVAKKTGILYDDKIAHRGDYDADVLTDVFERMWAEIKKQYPIVKDEDWNLIRPVDHHNDANFTRARGVHVNVLAKNQEGLKELYKLISLSHTQEYFTSPKVLKSTLDKFHAQNNLLFGSGCVNGAVFESARTDTEAKLREQINYYDYIEIQPLSVYKHLIQNGALDEAELKAVIKLIIQTAKEENKPVVATSDCHYVDPELKVIRDIYINTKGLGGQSHPLYDYRGKVKDYPDQYLRTTAEMLEEFAWLDDKSLIEEIVITNSQKISAMIDVGIQPVKDGSFAPNIENADQLLHDKCYQTAHEMYGENLPTIVSERLEKELASITKHGFAVIYWISHKLVERSLHDGYLVGSRGSVGSSFVATTAHITEVNPLKAHYRCLNCQYADFETPADIKCGYDLPEKNCPKCGEILMGDGHDIPFETFLGFDGDKVPDIDLNFSGEYQPQAHNFTKEMFGEHNVFRAGTISTVAEKTAFGYVSGYFEKTHDEYHQPRRVEKERLAFLAQGVKRTTGQHPGGIIILPQEYEIEDFTPVNYPADDQNASWLTTHFDFHSIHDNLLKMDILGHVDPTALRMLGDLTRVDPISISTSDPTVYSLFYGLDALNLKPEQINGEMTGAIGIPEFGTEFVRGMLKETKPSSFADLVQISGLSHGTDVWLGNARDLIRKNQANISTVIGCRDDIMVYLLEKHLPSHDAFVIMESVRKGKGLKPEWMELMRKHDVPEWYIESCLKIKYMFPKAHATAYVLMAYRVAWYKIYYPAEYYATYFTTRADAFDLKVALGGYDSVLQSLREIIYKQEHNLPISKKEQDLKTVYEVLVEMYARGIKMQNIDFNLSQGTRFGVKIDEQTREKVIIPPFNVIDSLGGAVANSIELARRLKKFSSVNDLKARTQITNTQMKIFEELKITDSLTNDEQISFDF, via the coding sequence ATGATTAAAAATGACAAAATTAATAAAATGTTTGCAGGAATTGGTTTATCTTTAACTGCTGAAGAAGAATTGATAATTGATCAATGTACCCAAGAAAGAGTTGAAATTGACCGACGAAAGAATAAAGCTCGAGTTTATTTTCAAGCGCCAAAATTATTACCAGTTAGTCTTGTTAAAAAGGTTGAAACTGCCTTTAAAAATAATTCTGTTATGAAAATGAAGTTAATTATCAGTGTTGATCACCTCGTGCTTGATGAGATGATTTTTGCTGAGTATTTTGATTTTATTAAAACTAGTAAAGCGCAGTTAGTTGAGGGTGGAGTAAAGATGGTTTTGACTAGTAATTGCCATTTTGATGCCTTGATGAACGAATTTCAAATTAAGTGCGCTAGTAAAATGGAGTTTGAAGAAGTAGCAAAAGATGCAACTTACTATGAAGCTAAGTTTCACCAGTACGGATTAAAAGATATGAAAGTTAAAGTTAGTTTAGATGAAACTCTAGACCCGCACCAAATTCTAGAAAAACATAATTCTCAATATTCTAAACTAGTTGAAATGGAAAAAAGTCGTCAAAACGAATTTGTTCGTCAAACCGGAAGCAAACCAAAAGTGATGGTTGGTGGTTATAAGGGAGGAAAGAATAATGCCTCTTTAGAAATACCAACATATGAAAAACTTCTTGATGTTGATGATAATGCTCAAAATATTGTGATTCATGCCTATTTATTAGACAAGGAGATTCGAACCTCCAAGTCAGGACGTAAGATTTATTCTTTAAAAGTTAGTGATGGGACTGATTCGATTAAAGTAACCTACTTTGCAAAGGGTGAGACTACCACTATCTTTGATGACTTAACTGATGATGAATTAAAAGATCGTGATCTAGCAAGTTTAGAACAAGTTAAAGCCAAACCAGGTGATTGAATTGCGTTTAAAGGACGAACTAACTACTCTGAATTTGACCGAGAACAAATTTTTGTCGCTGATAGTTTTAAAAAGATTGACCGAGCAATTCACCAACGACTTGATGATGCACCAAATAAACGGGTAGAATTGCATGCACACACCAAGATGTCGGTTATGGATGGTATTTCCACAGGAAGTGATTATTTAAACCAAGCGGTTAACTGGGATTGAAAAGCGATTGCAATCACTGATCATTTAAATGTCCAAGCCTTTCCTGATGCTTATGCCACTTTAAGAAAAATTAATAAAGGACGGAATGCTCAAGATCAATTTAAGTTAATTTATGGTTCAGAGTTAAACTTGGTTAATGAAAATATTTGGTATGTATTTAATCCAAAGGGTGTTGATTTAAATAAAGCAAAATGGGTAGTTTTTGACTTAGAAACTACAGGATTGAGTCCAGAGTTTGATGAAATTATTGAGTTTGGTGCGGTAAGTTATGACTATGTTTCTGGGCGCCGAGAAAAGATTGATATCTTAATTAAACCAACTCACCCTCTAAAGCAATTTACCAAAGATTTAACGCACATCACAGATGAAATGCTTGCTGATAAACCAGGGATTGAAACTGCTTTTAAAACCATTTATGAAACGATTAATGGGGCAATTTTAGTAGCTCACAATGCGAACTTCGACTTTGACTTTTTACAAAGTTATGCAAAAAAACTTGGTTACCCACCTCTGGAAAATACTGTAATCGATACTTTAACAATTGCCAGAGCTTATTGACCAAACCTTAAAAATCACCGGTTAGGAACTGTTGCTAAAAAAACTGGGATTTTGTATGATGACAAAATAGCTCACCGGGGAGATTATGATGCTGATGTTTTAACTGATGTTTTCGAGCGCATGTGAGCCGAAATTAAGAAACAATACCCAATTGTCAAAGATGAGGATTGGAATTTAATTCGTCCTGTTGATCATCACAATGATGCGAACTTTACTCGTGCTCGGGGAGTTCATGTCAATGTTTTAGCTAAAAATCAGGAAGGGTTGAAAGAACTTTATAAATTAATTTCTTTATCTCACACTCAAGAATACTTCACTTCACCCAAGGTTTTAAAGTCCACTTTAGACAAATTTCACGCTCAGAATAACCTTTTATTTGGTTCGGGATGTGTTAATGGAGCGGTTTTTGAAAGTGCTCGTACTGATACTGAAGCAAAACTTCGTGAACAAATTAATTATTATGACTATATTGAAATTCAACCATTAAGTGTTTATAAACATCTAATTCAAAATGGGGCGTTAGATGAAGCGGAATTAAAAGCAGTAATTAAGTTGATTATTCAAACTGCTAAAGAAGAAAATAAACCAGTTGTTGCTACTAGTGATTGTCATTATGTTGATCCTGAATTGAAGGTTATTCGTGATATTTATATCAACACCAAAGGTTTGGGTGGGCAATCTCACCCCTTATATGATTATCGGGGGAAAGTTAAGGATTATCCTGACCAATACCTTCGCACAACTGCAGAAATGCTTGAAGAGTTTGCGTGATTAGATGACAAAAGTTTGATTGAAGAGATTGTGATTACTAATTCGCAAAAAATTAGTGCCATGATTGATGTAGGAATCCAACCAGTCAAAGACGGAAGTTTTGCGCCAAACATTGAAAACGCTGACCAGTTATTACACGATAAGTGTTATCAAACTGCTCATGAAATGTATGGAGAGAATTTGCCTACAATTGTTTCTGAACGGTTAGAAAAAGAACTTGCTTCAATTACTAAACACGGATTTGCGGTGATTTATTGAATTTCACATAAGTTAGTAGAACGTTCGTTACACGATGGGTACTTGGTAGGATCGCGTGGTTCGGTAGGATCTTCATTTGTAGCTACTACTGCTCATATCACTGAAGTTAACCCGTTGAAAGCGCATTATCGATGCTTAAACTGCCAATATGCTGATTTTGAGACTCCTGCTGATATTAAGTGCGGTTATGATTTACCTGAAAAAAACTGTCCCAAATGTGGGGAAATTTTAATGGGAGATGGTCATGATATTCCCTTTGAAACGTTTTTAGGTTTTGATGGAGATAAAGTTCCTGATATCGATCTAAACTTTTCTGGAGAATACCAACCCCAAGCGCATAATTTTACTAAAGAAATGTTTGGTGAACACAACGTCTTCCGTGCGGGAACAATTTCTACAGTCGCTGAAAAAACTGCCTTTGGTTATGTTAGTGGTTATTTTGAAAAAACTCACGATGAATATCATCAACCTCGAAGGGTAGAAAAAGAACGTTTAGCTTTTTTAGCTCAAGGAGTTAAAAGAACTACAGGTCAACACCCAGGAGGAATTATTATTCTACCTCAAGAATACGAAATCGAAGATTTTACCCCTGTTAACTATCCCGCTGATGACCAAAACGCTTCGTGATTAACAACTCACTTTGATTTCCATTCAATTCACGATAACTTGTTAAAAATGGATATTTTAGGTCATGTCGATCCAACTGCACTAAGAATGCTTGGCGATTTAACCAGAGTTGATCCGATTAGTATTTCAACATCAGATCCAACAGTTTATTCCTTGTTTTATGGTTTAGATGCGTTGAACTTAAAACCAGAGCAGATTAATGGTGAAATGACAGGAGCAATTGGGATTCCTGAGTTTGGAACTGAATTTGTTCGGGGAATGTTAAAAGAAACTAAACCTTCATCATTTGCTGATTTAGTACAAATTTCTGGTTTATCTCACGGAACTGATGTGTGGTTGGGTAATGCTAGAGATTTAATCAGAAAGAACCAAGCCAATATTTCAACAGTAATTGGGTGTAGGGATGACATTATGGTCTATTTATTAGAAAAACACCTACCTTCTCATGATGCGTTTGTGATTATGGAATCGGTGCGAAAGGGAAAAGGTCTAAAACCAGAGTGAATGGAGTTAATGCGTAAACACGATGTTCCTGAATGATACATTGAATCTTGCTTAAAGATTAAGTATATGTTTCCTAAAGCTCATGCTACAGCCTATGTTTTAATGGCATACCGGGTGGCGTGATATAAGATTTATTATCCTGCAGAATATTATGCAACTTATTTTACTACTCGTGCTGATGCCTTTGATTTAAAGGTTGCTTTGGGGGGTTATGATAGTGTTTTACAATCATTACGAGAAATCATTTATAAACAAGAACATAACTTGCCGATTAGTAAAAAAGAACAAGATTTAAAAACTGTTTATGAAGTGTTAGTCGAAATGTATGCTCGAGGAATTAAGATGCAAAACATTGACTTTAACTTGTCGCAAGGAACAAGGTTTGGGGTCAAGATTGATGAGCAAACCAGAGAAAAAGTTATTATTCCTCCCTTTAATGTCATTGACTCGTTAGGAGGGGCAGTGGCTAATTCAATTGAATTGGCGAGAAGATTGAAGAAGTTTAGCTCAGTTAACGATTTAAAAGCCCGTACCCAAATTACTAATACCCAAATGAAAATTTTTGAAGAACTGAAGATTACTGATTCGTTAACTAATGATGAACAAATTAGTTTTGATTTTTAA
- the rpmG gene encoding 50S ribosomal protein L33 yields MREKIILRCSVCKNENYIGKNDKKKPKIEVKKYCSNCNEHQLHKQKK; encoded by the coding sequence ATGCGTGAAAAAATTATTTTACGTTGCAGCGTTTGCAAAAACGAAAATTACATCGGAAAAAATGATAAGAAAAAACCAAAAATTGAAGTAAAAAAATATTGTTCAAATTGTAACGAGCATCAATTACATAAACAAAAGAAATAA
- a CDS encoding lipoprotein has translation MRKLLTILSTITLFSTATTSVVACGSSNDHQNTNIKFSTYQSWVSASKENSNVSIVFIGGRENSDTYSYLSALNQWVYGTVPVVDKTFDSDNVNNPTKAISAVRKNIDLTQLGATSYQRKIRDAILSSTITPPIDAASLDNEDNNEWYGVESAQQATSIALNTILVNDITTFWKSSNLGKNIITDLFDNQFEAYWEFMQAKSTTPNDDADQSSDTVKSLAKTKRLTDFNTMIKDGSGPYFLVFRNGKLINMTSGYANYFEYNPDLKNDGTGAIDVYIQAANDLSNLFSYLVGSATRGYGSWVNQTYAQFNAQTNKSIWASNKDLVDTWTNRTFVGTNNVPDSSALTNLNNSNDDSSAKLVYNLDWQKYK, from the coding sequence ATGAGAAAATTGTTAACTATTTTAAGTACGATTACATTGTTTTCAACAGCAACAACTAGTGTAGTTGCTTGTGGAAGTAGTAATGACCACCAGAATACAAACATCAAGTTTAGTACCTACCAAAGTTGAGTTAGTGCTTCTAAAGAAAATAGCAATGTTTCGATTGTTTTTATCGGTGGAAGAGAAAACTCAGATACCTACAGTTACTTGTCTGCTTTGAACCAATGGGTCTATGGTACTGTCCCTGTAGTGGATAAAACTTTTGATAGTGATAATGTCAATAATCCTACCAAAGCAATTAGCGCTGTGCGTAAAAATATCGACCTAACTCAGTTAGGAGCAACAAGTTATCAAAGAAAAATTCGTGATGCGATTTTAAGTTCGACAATTACTCCTCCAATTGATGCAGCAAGTTTAGATAACGAAGATAATAACGAATGGTATGGGGTTGAAAGTGCTCAACAAGCAACTAGTATTGCTTTGAATACAATTCTAGTTAACGACATTACGACCTTTTGAAAGTCTTCTAATTTAGGAAAAAATATTATTACTGATTTGTTTGATAATCAATTTGAAGCTTATTGAGAGTTTATGCAAGCAAAGAGTACCACACCAAATGATGATGCCGACCAAAGTAGTGATACAGTCAAGTCGCTGGCCAAAACTAAACGGTTAACCGACTTTAATACGATGATTAAAGATGGTAGTGGTCCTTACTTTTTGGTGTTTAGAAACGGTAAGTTGATTAATATGACTTCAGGTTATGCCAACTACTTTGAATATAATCCTGATTTAAAAAATGATGGTACTGGGGCTATTGATGTTTATATTCAAGCAGCTAATGATTTATCTAACCTATTTAGTTATTTAGTAGGTTCAGCTACCAGAGGCTATGGTTCTTGAGTTAACCAAACTTATGCACAATTTAATGCTCAAACCAACAAATCTATCTGGGCTAGCAACAAAGATCTTGTCGATACTTGAACTAACCGAACTTTTGTAGGAACAAACAACGTTCCTGATTCAAGTGCTTTAACAAATTTAAACAATAGCAATGATGACAGCAGTGCAAAACTTGTTTATAACCTTGATTGACAAAAATACAAATAA
- a CDS encoding nitroreductase family protein has protein sequence MKSKDSRLVADLLKDRHSVRKFDPTFNLDEDDLELIIKAARFSPSSFGILNSRIIVIKNKTFRQSLLPYFYYQTALVDCSVYLLFVVDHGDYILSESIFKARKYILDPETLTKHEIDLSNIISSWDERLTWGEGFNPTQWSIAQTYINMTASMIQAEQLHIDTTPHEGFNQVQLTKFLQEQGYLHPHEVVGIGLALGKVNPEQTHANNQEKIRKSLADYVLVID, from the coding sequence ATGAAAAGTAAGGATAGTCGTTTGGTTGCAGACTTATTAAAAGATCGTCATAGTGTCCGTAAGTTTGACCCAACTTTTAACCTTGATGAAGATGATTTAGAATTAATTATCAAAGCAGCTCGTTTTTCACCAAGCAGTTTTGGGATTCTGAATAGTCGAATCATCGTAATTAAAAATAAAACTTTTCGTCAAAGTCTTTTACCCTATTTTTATTATCAAACAGCATTAGTTGATTGTTCAGTTTACCTTTTGTTTGTCGTTGATCATGGTGATTATATTTTAAGCGAATCAATTTTTAAAGCCAGAAAGTATATCCTTGATCCTGAGACTTTAACTAAACACGAAATTGATTTAAGTAATATTATTAGTAGTTGGGATGAACGCTTAACTTGAGGTGAGGGGTTTAATCCAACGCAATGATCAATTGCTCAAACTTACATTAATATGACTGCATCAATGATTCAAGCAGAACAACTACATATTGATACCACTCCTCATGAAGGATTTAATCAAGTTCAATTAACCAAGTTTTTACAAGAGCAAGGTTATCTTCACCCTCACGAAGTCGTGGGCATTGGTTTAGCATTAGGAAAGGTTAATCCAGAACAAACTCACGCAAACAATCAAGAAAAGATACGAAAATCTTTAGCTGATTATGTTTTAGTGATTGATTAA
- a CDS encoding ribosome assembly cofactor RimP has product MIDLKKIQPQLEALIQPLLAVHELRIYELNCYQNSDSEDVLQVLIEFKQGNKPLDFDLLVQINEAISAGLDTLDNQFIEPYLLEVASAGIEKPIRNETELNQAVNDYVYLELNNPQKGITKTYATFLGFDQTNKKYVFSYFVKGKPQKLDLEFAQIKFIRHAVKF; this is encoded by the coding sequence ATGATTGATTTAAAGAAAATTCAACCACAATTAGAAGCGTTGATTCAACCGCTTCTTGCTGTTCATGAACTTAGAATTTATGAACTTAATTGCTACCAGAATTCTGATAGCGAAGATGTTTTACAAGTGTTAATTGAGTTTAAACAAGGGAATAAACCACTTGATTTTGATTTATTAGTACAAATTAATGAAGCGATTTCAGCAGGTTTAGACACTTTAGATAACCAATTTATCGAACCTTATCTCTTAGAAGTTGCTAGTGCTGGAATCGAAAAACCAATTCGTAATGAAACAGAATTAAACCAAGCAGTAAATGATTATGTTTATTTAGAACTTAATAATCCCCAAAAAGGAATTACTAAGACTTATGCGACGTTTTTAGGTTTTGACCAGACAAACAAGAAATATGTGTTTAGTTATTTTGTTAAAGGAAAACCACAAAAGTTAGACCTTGAGTTTGCCCAGATTAAATTTATTCGCCATGCGGTAAAGTTTTAA